A region from the Helicoverpa armigera isolate CAAS_96S chromosome 6, ASM3070526v1, whole genome shotgun sequence genome encodes:
- the Piezo gene encoding piezo-type mechanosensitive ion channel component isoform X4, whose protein sequence is MAKYYVSVLLVRIVLPVSLLLCIALRPFGLSVLYLLLFFLAPLTPVPDSRTFKGWSGKFLLINVVLSFLMLLMHVAWHTLLASVGSYGSILVQYPMINVLGHNLGFVSYSSIDPLMAVHYMLPEIIMTSVSLLVYMVVKRLLTGPGVAEIKKSDSKYQEYPLVTSAGKYLCLILIMVSGIMRPSITSGIYYLVFMGSATAWALGRPLSRGFAVVCRCVMAIMAVHVTVLLIYQYSYLTTLYAPDKEFARYFGLTKLVIINDTNPSLFTYEVTDDHMWGTLVSPFVILVTYFILAIETRQLFKPKAKRKSALSGLEEGKVNGSLVRGISFHRGSRRAARDKWKNATKKVRLIRVNSSKWSSQQANARQMRQDSTGSVVLHEDESTVEESEPTLMDDILTAIIDFFQVLVRSSYIATTITMMAWSIMFHSWLTFVFLMWANIVWLCQDGRGFMLKTSPVLVVYAMLLLIAQYIYGMNLYESELPSNITEVNLRQIGLGRVEGGETCVPLLIKSLFTCMFWVTLRQRIQDIRQRRQSAVIADMAAPLQLTASTAASVIDARRDEENRSRLMRSLGEILRALCARYWIYVVVIMLFVIGVTGERMTIFRIIYMFLFLAFILMFQISWYWWRKTMYMFWIVVIVYSMINLILIYVYQFDNFSKLIEKYLLINESLQQDLGLEPYDPADLFVKLLTPTLFLIITIMQVHYFHKDFMALSDQKTRSNSLTPNQPDSNKPSQDGASTLNNDVPPLPSEDANARSLAATEADQSIELSSLTTGLRRQSVARKSTSRTMMRSPATEKRSTGLLSVVKRAYHASKQTAQEVIDRLFIYLDIHLIKIVFISLMLLCVMNVCAMHVPIMLMIAPALWFNAGKQRVCVLFISTLISIYFMAKMVYQIDYIKHYSFDVNCSSSFPDENRTSNYSSFNNAEWLGFKKATPEKPLVTVLKGYIGLLSIFTFYSLVTYRQQSLKASGELPKERIKTIFPEVTRKEADDDLVQCMKYLLNYGFYKFGVEITMICLMGVIGSRMDVYAVLYAGWLLVLVSIGRTAQSRLWPAFTACITFLVPVQYMIAVGFLPQFCVTYPWDSDDTQMKHVRSWMFLPYAEQPPHAYKLIFDFFLLLFATRQLKVFRTEKIHGDQYPGGCNSEKIGSDWETPNFRNPVPDFLGYVGSWLDVVKRMVFLGMLWVTLAIMFMTGTNRVNLFSMGYLVGSFIFLWQGTDFYLRPKEAILKWWSWLVRYNVSVVVVKTLLQIPGCMFSTVMQEHACWLVQLLGIGCVDKFAGGNIARFIKMQYTKEAACSVPQEDIGLAWDGVCFAFLILQRRLFHSYYFYRVIDESKATTVLASRGAELIEELRQKQMKVQEDQETRILEKIKVKMERIKANQKKIQGALAREPIHHDRVRDRPTYRPPASHQKAIRSGDYYMFDEFDDTDIHMKDDESSSDEDAPREMGFGKLLSTLIKTDMKRAVTLRRASAPNVRTTRHVSLASDPVSYPQLPRKASMQMQPDAPLTEQDQEGPLTEMDEFAPLPVHEETTMDKVKQFGETAWAFISSLLVSLTRHLMKFSRDYRYVSKTLSIEKKILKEKEGFGIGIREGSQMIWEPLPETLAKHNNVTTLEEQDDSMFKQDRSPFVHLGYALWYAVLAHTDIVCYVMVFINQIQSATILSIPLPLMVFMWGTLTIPRPTKTFWVTLIAYTEVIVLIKSMFQFEILPWNQKVIPANMPFTAPRIIGIERKFNYALYDLLLLLIIFLHRFMLKSLGLWKESTPDIELREDMEYPLNEEDTQLVAEGHITEVGRKYVKLHDMTGPPEAPQAESSPRRGAGYDSPGPPGSEFDDNEAGPSKAPDDDHYNVNDDKEPIIAVSTTLENSYKHYPEVMLLSIKRYLRPMHLFFERMLAPGARVTADIYAYMFLCDFFNFLVVIFGFAAFGTHQGDGGVQAYLEENKVPIPFLVMLILQFALIVIDRALYLRKFMLGKILFQYALIIGVHIWMFFVLPFITERTFNALLPPPMWYMLKCIYLLLSAYQIRCGYPRRIIGNFLCKSYHFLNMVFFRGFMAIPFLFELRTLMDWIWTDTSMNLMDWLKMEDIFASVFLLKCSRYLEDEFPQPRGSKKSNSSKYILGGGVLAFVIAIIWFPLVFFAFGNSVGQPNPPTDVTVKIRIGPFLPVYQMSAQSHNIDVFTEQDYTQLSNMYARDRTAQTFLSNYMYNDVAVITINPNSTLKWEISPPELDRLKREAASNATLMVKFTYVITHPTNAVPNPPTIEDDREVPLKAFEDGVPNPERETLRKLLDGTSGPDTWLNVKDLFPKFLKVFNKGTTKPAYQLIPRSIDEDENLEEEEDEIVYRDVLMRLERDNEKDVMYWRVRESCGPRDPLLSIPLNNCDMLVMYTFNDKLFPETLNFISGSGIIGLYTTFVFLASRVLRGFFSGIYTRIMFDDLPNADRVLQLCLDIYLVREALELALEEDLFAKLVFLYRSPETMIKWSRPKEEENIEQRALPPSR, encoded by the exons ATGGCCAAGTACTATGTTTCAGTACTGCTAGTGCGGATAGTGCTGCCTGTCTCTCTCCTGCTTT GTATAGCACTCCGACCGTTTGGCCTCTCGGTATTATATCTACTACTGTTTTTCTTAGCACCGTTAACACCAGTACCAGATAGTCGAACATTTAAAG GATGGAGCGGCAAATTTTTGCTCATCAATGTGGTGCTATCATTTCTGATGCTACTAATGCATGTGGCATGGCACACGTTACTAGCATCGGTGGGGTCTTACGGGTCTATACTCGTTCAGTACCCCATGATCAACGTCTTAGGCCACAATTTGGGTTTCGTGTCCTACTCCTCAATAGACCCACTTATGGCCGTCCATTACATGCTTCCCGAG aTCATAATGACCTCAGTTTCGCTGCTAGTTTATATGGTAGTGAAAAGATTGCTTACAGGCCCGGGAGTGGCAGAAATAAAGAAAAGTGATTCTAAATATCAGGAGTATCCACTTGTAACAAGTGCTG gGAAATATTTGTGTTTGATCCTGATAATGGTTTCGGGGATAATGCGTCCGAGCATCACCTCTGGGATATACTACCTGGTGTTTATGGGATCAGCTACAGCGTGGGCCCTGGGCCGGCCGCTCAGCCGCGGCTTCGCAGTCGTGTGCCGCTGCGTCATGGCCATCATGGCTGTCCACGTCACTGTTCTATTGATATATCAGTACTCCTATTTAACAACCCTATACGCACCAGATAAGGAGTTTGCCAG GTACTTCGGACTGACAAAATTGGTAATAATCAACGATACAAATCCATCACTTTTCACTTATGAAGTGACAGATGACCACATGTGGGGTACGTTAGTGAGCCCTTTTGTCATTCTGGTCACTTATTTCATTCTGGCGATTGAGACCCGACAACTTTTCAAACCAAAG GCGAAAAGAAAGAGTGCTCTATCCGGCTTGGAAGAGGGCAAGGTGAACGGTTCTCTGGTGCGCGGCATATCCTTCCACCGCGGCAGTCGGAGAGCCGCCAGGGACAAGTGGAAGAATGCCACTAAAAAAGTTCGA CTAATACGGGTAAACTCGTCGAAATGGTCGAGTCAACAGGCGAATGCGAGGCAGATGCGCCAGGACTCCACGGGCTCTGTGGTTCTTCACGAAGATG AGTCAACAGTTGAGGAAAGCGAACCCACCTTGATGGATGACATCCTAACAGCTATCATCGACTTCTTCCAAGTTCTAGTCAG GTCATCATACATCGCAACTACAATCACGATGATGGCTTGGAGTATAATGTTCCATTCCTGGCTTACATTCGTGTTCCTAATGTGGGCGAACATCGTGTGGCTGTGTCAGGATGGACGGGGGTTCATGTTGAAGACCAGTCCCGTGCTCGTGGTGTACGCCATGCTGCTTCTCATAGCACAGTACATATACGGCATGAATCTGTACGAGTCGGAGCTGCCTAGTAATATTACG GAAGTGAATCTCCGTCAGATAGGCCTAGGCCGTGTCGAAGGGGGCGAAACATGCGTGCCCTTGCTGATCAAGTCTCTATTCACGTGCATGTTCTGGGTAACACTGCGCCAACGCATACAAGATATCAGACAGCGTCGCCAGTCCGCTGTAATTGCAGACATGGCCGCCCCTCTTCAACTGACAGCTTCTACAGCAGCCAGCG TTATAGATGCAAGACGCGACGAAGAGAATCGTTCGCGGTTGATGCGGTCCCTGGGAGAGATACTCCGTGCTTTGTGCGCGAGATACTGGATTTACGTCGTAGTCATCATGTTGTTTGTCATCGGCGTCACTGGAGAGCGCATGACTATCTTCAGGATCATTTATATGTTCCTCTTCTTGGCGTTCATACTTATGTTCCag ATAAGTTGGTACTGGTggcgaaaaacaatgtacatGTTTTGGATAGTGGTGATCGTGTACTCGATGATAAATCTTATTCTAATTTATGTCTATCAGTTCGATAACTTTTCCAAgttgatagaaaaatatttgttgatcaacgaaagttt ACAACAAGACTTAGGTTTGGAGCCGTACGATCCCGCGGATCTATTCGTCAAATTACTAACGCCAACATTGTTccttataattacaattatgCAAGTTCATTATTTCCATAAGGACTTTATGGCGTTGTCGGATCAGAAGACTAG GTCGAATAGTTTGACACCTAATCAACCAGATTCCAATAAGCCAAGTCAAGATGGTGCTTCCACACTAAATAATGAC GTGCCTCCATTGCCATCTGAGGACGCAAACGCACGTTCACTAGCCGCCACTGAGGCAGACCAATCCATCGAGCTCTCTTCTTTGACCACTGGACTCCGGCGGCAATCTGTGGCTAG GAAATCGACATCTCGAACGATGATGCGATCGCCGGCGACGGAGAAACGTTCCACGGGACTGTTGTCTGTCGTCAAACGCGCCTACCACGCGTCCAAGCAAACCGCGCAAGAAGTTATCGATAGATTGTTCATATATCTCGATATACATCTCATCAAGATCGTCTTCATTTCCTTGATGCTGCTTTGCGTTATGAAT GTATGCGCGATGCATGTTCCAATAATGTTAATGATCGCGCCTGCTTTGTGGTTCAATGCGGGCAAACAGCGCGTTTGTGTGCTCTTCATATCCACACTTATAAGTATCTACTTCATGGCCAAGATGGTGTACCAAATAGATTACATCAAACATTATAGCTTCGATGTCAATTGTTCCTCTTCATTC CCTGATGAAAATAGAACATCAAATTATTCATCATTCAACAATGCGGAATGGTTAGGTTTTAAAAAAGCCACGCCCGAAAAACCTCTGGTGACTGTTCTCAAAGGATACATCGGCCTTCTATCAATCTTCACATTTTATTCTCTTGTCACATATAGGCAACAATCTCTTAA AGCATCAGGAGAATTGCCCAAAGAAAGGATCAAAACAATATTCCCTGAAGTCACGCGCAAGGAAGCAGACGATGATTTAGTTCAGTGcatgaaatatttacttaattatggATTTTATAAGTTTGGTGTAGAA ATTACAATGATATGCCTAATGGGAGTCATAGGGTCTCGTATGGACGTCTACGCAGTGTTATACGCGGGCTGGCTCTTAGTACTGGTGTCTATCGGCCGTACGGCACAGTCCCGGCTTTGGCCAGCTTTCACTGCCTGCATTACCTTCTTAGTACCTGTACAGTATATGATAGCCGTGGGATTCTTGCCGCAATTCTGCGTCACGTACCCTTGGGATTCTGATGATACG caaATGAAACACGTCCGTTCATGGATGTTCCTGCCTTACGCCGAGCAGCCTCCTCACGCATACAAATTGATCTTCGATTTCTTCTTATTACTGTTCGCGACACGCCAATTGAAAGTATTCCGTACTGAAAAGATTCATGGCGATCAGTATCCCGGGGGTTGCAATAGCGAGAAAATTGGCAGTGATTGGGAGACTCCAAACTTTAGGAACCCAGTGCCTGATTTCCTTGGTTATGTTGG GTCTTGGCTTGACGTGGTGAAACGCATGGTGTTCTTAGGCATGCTATGGGTGACGCTCGCCATTATGTTCATGACGGGCACCAACCGAGTCAACCTGTTCTCTATGGGGTACCTTGTCGGATCCTTTATATTCTTGTGGCAAGGAACCGACTTCTATTTGCGTCCTAAAGAAGCCATATTGAAATG GTGGTCATGGCTAGTCCGCTACAACGTGTCAGTGGTAGTCGTGAAGACACTACTACAGATCCCGGGCTGTATGTTCAGCACAGTGATGCAGGAGCACGCGTGTTGGCTGGTCCAACTCCTCGGCATCGGCTGTGTCGACAAGTTCGCGGGCGGCAATATCGCGAGGTTCATTAAGATGCAATATACTAAA gAAGCAGCGTGTTCCGTTCCTCAAGAGGATATAGGGCTGGCGTGGGACGGCGTTTGTTTTGCTTTCCTCATACTACAGCGAAGACTATTCCACAGCTACTACTTTTACAGAGTCATAGACGAAAGCAAAGCCACCACGGTACTTGCTTCCAG GGGCGCAGAGTTGATAGAAGAACTTCGtcagaaacaaatgaaagtccAGGAGGACCAAGAAACGAGAATCCttgagaaaataaaagttaaaatggAGAGGATTAAGGCAAACCAGAAGAAAATACAAGGGGCTCTGGCTAGGGAACCAATACATCATGATAGAG TGCGGGACAGACCGACATATAGGCCGCCAGCAAGCCATCAGAAGG CGATCCGCTCCGGGGACTATTACATGTTTGATGAGTTTGACGATACGGATATTCATATGAAAGATGATGAATCTAGTTCAGATGAAGATGCACCTAGAGAAATGGGATTCGGCAAG CTGCTGTCCACGCTGATCAAGACGGACATGAAGCGCGCCGTGACGCTGCGCCGCGCCTCCGCGCCCAACGTGCGCACCACGCGCCACGTGTCGCTCGCCAGCGACCCCGTCTCCTACCCGCAG CTTCCTCGCAAGGCGTCAATGCAGATGCAGCCTGATGCTCCGCTAACGGAGCAGGACCAAGAGGGGCCGTTGACCGAGATGGACGAATTTGCACCATTACCGG tACACGAGGAGACTACGATGGACAAAGTAAAGCAGTTCGGTGAGACGGCGTGGGCGTTCATATCGAGCTTACTCGTGTCGCTCACACGACACTTGATGAAGTTCTCACGAGATTATCGATATGTATCTAAAACGCTGTCCATTGAGAAGAAAATACTGAAG GAGAAAGAAGGCTTCGGCATCGGAATAAGAGAAGGATCGCAGATGATATGGGAACCACTGCCCGAAACCTTAGCGAAACA CAACAACGTGACAACGCTTGAGGAGCAAGACGACTCGATGTTCAAACAGGATCGCTCGCCCTTCGTGCACCTTGGTTACGCGCTGTGGTATGCAGTATTAGCACATACGGATATAGTGTGCTATGTCATGGTGTTTATTAATCAG ATACAATCGGCAACAATACTGTCGATACCTCTTCCGCTTATGGTGTTTATGTGGGGTACCCTCACCATACCGAGACCTACCAAGACGTTCTGGGTTACCTTAATTGCATATACCGAG GTGATTGTCCTTATAAAGAGCATGTTCCAATTCGAGATTCTACCTTGGAATCAGAAAGTGATACCCGCAAACATGCCGTTCACGGCCCCCCGTATCATCGGAATAGAGAGGAAATTCAATTACGCTCTCTACGATCTACTTTTGCTACTCATCATCTTTTTGCATAG gttcatGTTGAAATCACTAGGTCTCTGGAAGGAATCGACGCCAGACATCGAGTTGCGAGAAGACATGGAGTACCCACTGAACGAGGAGGATACTCAGTTAGTCGCTGAAGGTCATATTACTGAAGTAGGACGCAAGTACGTCAAGCTACACGACATGACGGGCCC GCCTGAAGCCCCGCAAGCAGAGAGCAGTCCTCGCCGCGGTGCAGGTTACGACAGCCCGGGGCCACCCGGCTCGGAGTTCGACGACAACGAGGCAGGGCCCTCCAAAGCGCCGGACGACGATCACTAcaa TGTGAACGACGATAAGGAACCTATAATAGCGGTGTCCACGACATTGGAGAACTCGTACAAGCATTACCCAGAAGTGATGCTTTTGTC AATAAAGCGTTACCTCCGTCCGATGCACCTGTTCTTCGAGCGCATGTTGGCGCCGGGAGCGAGAGTGACGGCCGACATCTACGCTTACATGTTCCTCTGCGATTTCTTCAACTTCCTCGTTGTTATATTTGGATTTGCCGCGTTTGGA ACGCACCAAGGCGACGGCGGTGTACAAGCGTACTTAGAAGAGAACAAAGTCCCGATTCCTTTCCTCGTGATGTTGATCCTACAATTCGCGCTGATCGTCATCGACCGAGCGCTGTACTTGCGCAAGTTCATGTTGGGCAAGATTCTGTTCCAGTACGCGCTTATTATAGGCGTGCATATATGGATGTTCTTTGTACTGCCGTTTATTACTGAGAG GACATTCAACGCTCTCCTACCGCCGCCGATGTGGTACATGTTGAAGTGTATCTACTTGCTGCTGTCGGCGTATCAGATCCGCTGCGGCTACCCGCGCCGCATCATCGGCAACTTCCTCTGCAAGTCCTACCACTTCCTCAACATGGTCTTCTTTAGAGG CTTCATGGCAATACCGTTCCTATTTGAGCTGCGAACTCTAATGGACTGGATATGGACCGACACTTCAATGAACCTCATGGATTGGCTCAAAATGGAGGATATTTTCGCCAGCGTTTTCTTACTAAag TGTTCCCGATACTTAGAGGACGAGTTCCCGCAGCCCCGCGGCTCTAAGAAGTCCAACTCCTCTAAGTATATACTGGGCGGCGGCGTACTCGCCTTCGTCATCGCCATCATTTGGTTCCCCCTCGTCTTCTTCGCATTTGGAAACTCT GTCGGTCAACCCAATCCACCGACTGATGTCACAGTTAAGATCCGCATTGGACCGTTCCTTCCTGTTTACCAAATGTCTGCTCAATCACACAATATCGATGT TTTCACGGAACAAGACTACACGCAGCTGAGCAACATGTACGCCCGCGACCGCACGGCGCAGACGTTCCTGTCCAACTACATGTACAACGACGTCGCCGTCATCACCATCAACCCCAACTCCACGCTCAAGTGGGAGATCTCGCCGCCTGAGCTCGACCGACTCAAGAGAGAAGCCGCTTCTA ATGCAACATTAATGGTGAAGTTCACATACGTGATCACTCACCCGACGAACGCGGTCCCGAACCCACCGACTATAGAGGACGACCGCGAAGTGCCGCTCAAGGCGTTCGAGGACGGCGTACCCAACCCTGAGAGAGAAACACTAAGGAAACTGCTGGACGGGACGTCGGGACCAGATACAtg GTTAAACGTGAAGGATTTGTTCCCGAAGTTTTTGAAAGTATTCAACAAAGGCACAACTAAACCGGCGTACCAGCTAATACCGAGGTCAATAGATGAAGATGAGAACTTAGAAgaag AAGAGGATGAAATTGTATACAGAGACGTTTTAATGCGATTGGAGAGAGATAATGAAAAGGATGTCATGTACTGGCGTGTTCGAGAGTCCTGTGGTCCCCGG GATCCCTTGTTGTCGATACCGCTTAACAACTGCGATATGCTCGTGATGTACACCTTTAACGACAAACTGTTCCCAGAGACGCTAAACTTTATATCTGGCAGTGG TATCATCGGACTATACACCACATTCGTATTCCTGGCGTCCCGTGTTCTCCGAGGGTTCTTCTCAGGCATTTACACTAGAATCATGTTCGATGACTTGCCGAACGCTGATAGAGTGCTACAACTCTGTCTTGACATTTATCTG GTTCGAGAAGCACTCGAACTGGCCTTGGAAGAAGATCTATTTGCTAAATTAGTGTTCCTGTACCGATCACCTGAAACTATGATCAAGTGGAGTCGGCCGAAGGAAGAGGAGAACATAGAACAACGGGCACTGCCGCCCTCTCGCTGA